One segment of Dissulfurirhabdus thermomarina DNA contains the following:
- a CDS encoding XdhC/CoxI family protein, with protein MNVEPRVHCGVDVLSEAVRLRDRGEPCVLCTIVQCLGSSPRKAGARMLVRADGTTTGTIGGGPLEAEMRRVALEVLAGGEPRTVPYELTAPEGGLACGGRVLVFVEPLRPAPHLVILGAGHVAGAVADLAPGIGFQVTVVDDRPEYADPARFPGAGRVLARSFEAAFQDLAVDAETFVLVATRGHDQDLVALRAALRTPAGYIGLLGSRRKRAALFDVLGAEGFSAEDLARVVTPVGLDIGARTPGEIAVSIAAQLVQRRREAHAPRDQRPGAGGGCLAPDGAAETAPSPGG; from the coding sequence GCGTCCTCTGTACCATCGTCCAGTGCCTGGGTTCCTCCCCCCGCAAGGCCGGGGCACGGATGCTGGTTCGGGCCGACGGCACGACGACGGGGACCATCGGCGGCGGCCCCCTCGAGGCGGAGATGCGGCGCGTGGCCCTGGAGGTCCTCGCCGGGGGGGAACCGAGGACCGTTCCCTACGAGCTCACGGCCCCGGAGGGAGGGCTGGCCTGCGGCGGCCGGGTGCTGGTCTTCGTCGAGCCCCTGCGGCCGGCGCCCCACCTCGTCATCCTCGGCGCGGGCCACGTGGCCGGGGCCGTGGCGGACCTGGCCCCCGGCATCGGCTTCCAAGTCACCGTGGTGGACGACCGGCCGGAATACGCCGACCCCGCCCGCTTCCCCGGCGCCGGCCGGGTCCTTGCCCGGTCCTTCGAGGCGGCCTTCCAGGATCTTGCCGTGGACGCGGAGACCTTCGTCCTGGTGGCCACCCGCGGGCACGACCAGGACCTCGTGGCGCTGCGCGCCGCCCTCCGGACCCCCGCCGGCTACATCGGCCTCCTGGGCAGCCGGCGGAAGCGGGCGGCCCTCTTCGATGTCCTCGGGGCGGAGGGCTTCTCGGCGGAAGACCTCGCCCGGGTCGTCACACCCGTCGGGCTCGACATCGGGGCCCGGACCCCGGGGGAGATCGCCGTCAGTATCGCGGCCCAGCTCGTGCAGCGCCGGAGGGAGGCCCATGCCCCCCGTGATCAGCGCCCTGGTGCCGGCGGCGGGTGCCTCGCGCCGGATGGGGCGGCCGAAACTGCTCCTTCCCCTGGGGGATAG